A window of Oncorhynchus kisutch isolate 150728-3 linkage group LG10, Okis_V2, whole genome shotgun sequence contains these coding sequences:
- the LOC109897304 gene encoding forkhead box protein J1-B-like has protein sequence MPVLPSQEIATRFKEKWMKLHPEDQDNVNGAVHLDDSLTSLQWLQDFTIVSVSLESLPGSTCQPYHLPQPSHLHPQGSDSPSSPPAGDTAASGMPQSAGSPITSSASANRTSYYSLQPTVTNNHHQITVPAKSLEEVDFNTNHEVKPPYSYATLICMAMQAGKKNKITLSAIYNWITENFCYYRHAETSWQNSIRHNLSLNKCFMKVPRQKNEPGKGGFWQIDPQYADMFVNGVFKRRRMSAIHFNTQRHSKTQGSSRNRKTQEYHQHFPQAHYTVSHRGAGAGNRRKLGGTKWETVHKSPLLTPDLMEPEALKGELDWAMVFDDVLNGSSNNFEDLDINLALNSLGCKVELSQQDQGRAWHLGRWCSGGADRDHQQACRYMEVTTMGCYSMEEIQQHLNLNGLQQPLPLAVHPQHFEEPTLFPDEQQRHPWEELKEEVQAVPITQDHSLSFCEGFFTEMQPWGTAESYM, from the exons ATGCCAGTACTACCAAGTCAGGAGATTGCCACCAGATTCAAGGAGAAATGGATGAAGCTTCACCCAGAAGACCAAGACAATGTGAATGGTGCAGTGCACCTGGATGACAGTCTCACCAGCCTCCAATGGCTCCAGGACTTCACCATAGTCAGTGTGAGTCTAGAAAGCCTACCGGGCTCCACTTGCCAGCCGTACCACCTACCTCAGCCCAGCCACCTGCACCCTCAGGGCTCCGACTCCCCTTCCAGTCCACCTGCTGGGGACACTGCAGCCTCCGGCATGCCTCAGAGTGCAGGCAGCCCCATCACCTCCAGTGCCTCAGCCAACAGGACTAGTTACTACTCACTTCAACCGACAGTGACCAACAACCACCACCAGATCACTGTGCCAGCCAAGTCCCTGGAGGAGGTAGACTTCAATACCAACCACGAGGTGAAGCCTCCCTACTCCTACGCCACACTGATCTGCATGGCCATGCAGGCCGGCAAGAAGAACAAGATCACACTGTCTGCTATCTATAACTGGATCACAGAGAACTTCTGCTACTACAGACATGCTGAGACCAGCTGGCAG AACTCTATCCGTCATAACCTGTCACTCAACAAGTGCTTCATGAAGGTTCCCAGGCAGAAGAATGAACCAGGAAAAGGGGGATTCTGGCAGATTGACCCTCAGTACGCAGACATGTTTGTCAATGGAGTCTTCAAGCGCAGGCGGATGTCAGCCATCCATTTCAACACCCAGAGACACAGCAAAACACAAGGATCATCCCGTAACCGAAAAACCCAGGAGTACCACCAGCATTTCCCCCAGGCCCACTACACAGTGTCCCACAGAGGGGCAGGTGCTGGGAACAGACGCAAACTTGGTGGCACAAAGTGGGAGACAGTCCATAAGTCACCACTGTTGACACCAGATCTCATGGAACCAGAGGCACTGAAGGGTGAACTAGACTGGGCCATGGTGTTTGACGATGTTCTGAATGGGAGCAGCAATAACTTTGAGGATCTAGACATTAACTTAGCTCTGAACTCCCTGGGGTGTAAGGTGGAGCTCTCCCAGCAGGATCAAGGCCGGGCCTGGCACCTGGGGAGGTGGTGCAGCGGAGGGGCTGACCGGGATCACCAGCAGGCCTGCAGGTACATGGAGGTGACCACCATGGGCTGCTACAGCATGGAGGAGATCCAGCAGCACCTCAACCTGAATGGGCTGCAGCAGCCGCTCCCTTTGGCGGTCCACCCACAGCACTTTGAGGAGCCGACACTGTTCCCTGATGAGCAGCAGAGGCACCCCTGGGAGGAGCTGAAAGAGGAGGTGCAGGCAGTGCCTATCACCCAGGACCATAGTCTCAGCTTCTGTGAAGGCTTCTTCACTGAGATGCAGCCATGGGGGACAGCAGAGTCTTATATGTGA